The window TCAAAAAAAGTGTATATTTCACTTTGTTCATCTCGATCACCTCCAGACAAATCATGTGCAAGCGGACGCTTCCTGTAAACGGGACGTCTATCACCAACAATAGTTCCGATTCCGCGTACGGTCCCCTTTGCTCCTGCTTTTTTAACCGATCTTTCCAAGCTGTTTCGTTAGATTGCTAGATTTTTATTTACAAAAATGATAATTAGAAGTACTATTATGTCACACGATATATCGAGATACATAATAGAGAGGAGATTGCGGAAAGTGACGTACAAGGGAGGCCCGATGACCGAGGCGATGTACTACGTCTTGCTGGCGTTGCTGAATCCGAACCATGGGTATCAGCTCATGCAGGCTATTGCGGACGTTTCGCACGGCAGATTGCAAATGGGGCCAGGGACGCTGTATGGCGTCCTTTCACGGATGCAAAAAGACGGTCTGATTTCGTTGGCAGAAGAGGACGGCAGAAGAAAAACGTATCAAATTACGGCAGAGGGGGAGCGAGCCTTGCGCGCAGAGTATAAGAGGCTGCAGTCGCTCCTGCGGGACGGCAGCATGTTGGAAGGGGACGGTGAAGATGAGTAAGATGATACGCAGGATTCGCAGTGATGAATGGCGGATCGGGGAGCATGAAAGCTGGTTTGCGGATATGGCTGCGCAAGGCCTTCATTTGAAAAAGTTGGGACGGATCTTCGCACGATTCGAACGAGGAGAGCCAAGGCGGACTCGCTATCGGATCGATGTGTCGCTTCATAAAAAAATGTCAGAGGAGCAAATTGAGCTGTACGAGGAGGGCGGCTGGGAGTTCGTGACGCAATACGGCGCGTTTTACGTGTTCTCTTCTCCCGCTGAGCGTGAGGCGCCCGAATTGCATACAGACCCCGCCGAGCAGGCGCATACACTACGGGAGCTGGACAAAAAGCTGTTTGGGCATGCGCTCTTTACCTTAATTGCGCTTATTTTGATTGTCGGCATGCTGTCTTCGCTCTGGTTTCTTGATGGGACACCCGTATACATGCTCGTCGAAGGGATGGCGGTCCAACAGACGGTACTGACGGTCATAATCGGGTATCAGGCCTATATTGCAGTGCGGGGGGCCGTCTCCATCCGTGTGCTGCAGAAGCGGCTTATCGAAGGCAGACCGATCGACCATCATGCGCCTTATCGGAAGCGTTGGCGGCGCCATACTATCATTGCACTGCTATTTTCATTGTTCGCTGCGGCGAGCGCCGTCATGCCCATCATGTATCTTGTGAAAGAAAAGACGGCAACGCTGCCCGGGTCGAGTCCTGAATTGCCGATTGTCCGGTTGGCGGAAATCGAGCAAAATCCCGATCTGATTCGCGACGAAGCGTATATGAGAGACGGTGTCGATTGGGCCAACCGGTATTCCTATAACTGGAGTCCGTTCGCGCCCGTGCAATATGACACGGACGAAAGCGGAATTGTCCCAGGAAAGACATGGGACGATCAGAGCGGCGACTATTCCCCGAGCGTCCATACGAAAATGTACCAGCTGGCCATCCCTGTTCTGGCGGATTCTCTCGTTTCGGACCTCGTGAAACGATACCAGTATGGAAATGAACAATTTATCGAAACGGAGCATCCGGACTTGGATCGATTGCTGGTCCACGAGAAAAGGGAAGCGAAAGAAATCGTTGCCTCGAAAGGAAAAGTCGTCATGTACGTCCGGTACCATGGCTATGCGGAGTTGAATGCGGTTGTGGAGGAGACGGTGGGGAAAATGAGATTGATTGTAGAGTGAGAGGCATTGCTAAAAAGGGGAATCGAACATGATGCTTGAGCTTCTGAAAGAAATATACTCACCTAGCAAGGCGTACAAGGCTTGCATTACGAAACGGGTACAAGATGAACTTTTAGAAATTGACGTTTATCTTTGGGATGATGAGTGGGAAACTTGGCTGCAAAAGTCTACCGGCTTTTCACTCACCGACAACCTAACTAGTGCGATGGCAATTGCCAAGGAAAAACTGAAGGTTTATTCAGGCGAGAATATTGAATAAAATGGACGTGTGAAGTTGTAAATTGGCACCGAGGTGATCGAAACAACAGTAAGAGGGTAGTCCCTCCAAAGAAAATAACCATTTTTGGATTGATACATAAATTGAAACGCAACCCCATGAATAACTAGAATGGAGTACGATGTCGCATGAAGAAAAAGATTATCGCCTATGAACGAGTAGAAGAATCGGTACTACAGGCATTACAAAAAGAGTATGAGGTCCGTCACTTTAAAAGCATTGATCCGAAAAACGATCCCGACTTCCTAAGTTTCCTTTGGGAAGCGGAAGGCGTCATTGGAACAAGGTTTCCAGCCGAACATGATTTGCTGGAGAAAGCGCCGAACTTGAAAATCATCAGTAATGTATCCGTCGGCTATAATAATTTGGATATTCCAGAGTTGACGAAACGCAACATCATGGCTACGAACACGCCCGGCGTCTTGGACGATACCGTAGCCGATTTGGCAATGGGGCTGATTCTGTGTACGGCCAGAAGATTGCCGGAATTGGATCAATACGTCAGAAGCGGCCAGTGGACCGAAACGCTTCCGCGGGACTACTTTGGCGTCGATGTCCATCATAAAAAACTGGGGATTATCGGGATGGGGCGGATTGGCCAAGCCATCGCGCAACGGGCCCACTTCGGGTTTAGCATGGAAATCCTGTACCATAGCCGTACACCGAAACCCGAGGCGGAAGAGCGGTTCGATGCGGTGTACTTGAGCTTAGAAGACCTTCTCCAGCAATCCGATTTTGTTTGTCTGATTACGCCGCTGACGCCTCAGACGGAAGGGATGATCGGACGCAAGGAATTCCAGTTGATGAAACCTTCCGCTATCTTCATCAATGTCTCGCGGGGCAGCACCGTTGTAGAAAGCGAGTTGATCGAGGCCCTGCAAAACAAAGAAATTGCCGCTGCGGGCTTGGATGTTTTTATCAAGGAACCCGTCGACCCGGATCATGCGCTATTAAAAATGAAAAACGTCGTCACCCTGCCACATATCGGCTCGTCCACTTTCGAAACGGAATTGAAAATGGCCGAATTGGCAGCGGTAAACCTGAAAGCGGGGCTGAACGGGCAGAAACCTAAGAATCTGATCGATCCGAGTGTGTGGGAAGCGATAGGAGAATCATTTTAAACATAATGATTACTAGAGAGAACTTAGAAAAGAAACAAATTTGGATATATGGCATCGCTCTTTTATTTGGAGGGACTTTAGGTCTCACAAACGAGAGGGTAGGAACTAGCTTGGACTGGACGATATCGCCGCTGATCGCCCTTCTGATGTACGTAATGTTTGCGCAAATTCCCTTCCTGAAATTACGGGAAGCCCTGTCAAATTTTAGATTTATGATGGCATTATTGCTTGGAAATTTTATAGCTGTCCCTATAATAGTATGGATCTTGATCATGATCTTTCCACAATCTCCGCCAATTTTATTGGGAGTGTGTTTGGTTTTACTGACTCCATGTATTGACTATGTAATCGTCTTTACTCAACTCGGAAAGGGCAATGAGAAATTGATATTGGCTTCCACGCCTCTTTTGTTCGTCGTCCAAATGATTGTACTCCCATTCTATCTCTGGTTATTTATAGGGGAAGAAATGGCGGGAATTGTACATATAGGGCCCTTTCTGGAAGCTTTTTTATTGCTAATCGTTGCGCCTTTATTAGTAGCCATCATTACTCAATTATGGGCTAAAAAGAAGGTGCTAGGTGAGAAGTTCTTAGATCTGACTACCTGGTTTCCCGTGCCATTTATGGCATTGGTGCTAATTGTGGTAGTCGCTTCCCAAATCGGGAAGGTATACCATGATTTCGAACTGATTATGCGTGTGATTCCGATCTATGTTTTGTTTTTACTCCTTACTCCATTTGTATCGCGCTTTCTCGCATATGTGTTCAAATTGGATATTGGCGCAGGAAGAGCATTAATTTTTAGTACCGGAACAAGAAATTCTCTTGTCGTTCTTCCTTTAGCATTGGCCTTACCCGATTCTTGGGCAACGTTGGCTGCCGCTGTGATTGTCACCCAAACGATTGTCGAGTTAATCGGAGAGCTGTTCTATATTAAGGCGATCCCATTGTTAATGAAAGATCGTACTGGTTCCGGAGTGGGGATGTAAGTAACTACGATAAGAGCGTGTTTTGACCAGTTTTTCAAAACACGCTCTTTTTAACAGCAAGTTACGCCGTAAAATTCCCATCATAGCTCAACATGATCGTGGATTCGACGCCTTCTATGCCAGATAAGATGTTTACGAAGTTCATATCGTTTTGTTTGATGCGGACTTCATAAGTAATTTCATGGCTGCCGGGGAGGATCGATTTTGATTTGATCGTATGCTTCCGGGCATGTTCCGCCACAATCTGTTCAATTGGCGCTTCGCTGGCCGTTTCGCCGTATCGGATTACCAGCAAATACGGGTTTTCGACTTTGATTTTAGTAATGAACAGCATCAGCACGAGGCCGATCAGGACAGCTCCGAGAATCGCCAAAGGGATGAAGCCACAGAATGCCGGTGACAATAGCCCAGAAGATATAGACGATGTCCATCGGATTTTTGATCGGAGTTCTGAAACGAACGATCGATAACGCACCGACCATCCCAAGCGATAATAGAATGTTCGATGAAATGCCCATGATGATAAGGGCCGTGGCCATTGACATGACAATGAGCGCAATGTTGAACGTGTGGGAATAGATGACCCCTGAAAACGTCTTTTGATACACCCAATAGATAAAGAGCCCGATGAAAAATGCGGCAAGCAAGCCGAGCAATGAGTCGACGATCGAAAAACTCGATGTCTTTTCCAGAAAACTTGATTTGAATATGTCTGTAAATGTGATATTCTCCATTTTAATTCCTCCAACTTTTTTCAATTATCCGTACATCCGACTGATTTGGTATTTCGAGTAGGTTCCTTTCCGTCTATCTCCGAGTTGAAGCAGTTTTTTAATGACGGTGGGCAAGTAGTTATCATATTTCACTTCCAAAATCACTACATCCGCATCCGTTTCGACCATCGGCAGTTGCGGATTCAGCACGTCGTTGTTCCGAAAGCTCGTCTTGATGGAGCTGTCAAACGTGACCCTCACGTTGCCGGGAGGATAGATAAAAACCTCTCTCTCATAATCCACGACTGTGATCGGCTTCATTTGAAAGACATTCATTTGGACATATAATTCTTGCAGCAGGCTCCTCGCGTCACTTTCCATCCACGCAATCTCGCCTCGGCGAATCTGTTCATATTCCTGGGCGGAAATGCGGCATTTCTGTTTATATGTCAAGTTGTTTCATGGATAATGGCAACGGCTCCCTTGATTATGACGGGATATTTGAAATCAGTGGGGGGACATTGATTACCGCAGGAAGCTCGGGGATTGCGATGGCTCCTTCTACGAGTTCCACGCAGAACTCGGTACTTATGACGTTCCCTGATGTCCAAGTAGCCGGTACGATTGTCCATTTGACGGATCAAGCAGGAAACAGTATTGCGACCGTTGCACCGCCGAAAGAGTTCACCTCCGTATTGATCAGTTCCGAGAAGCTGGCGAAAGGGGAGACGTATACGCTCTATGGCGGCGGGCAGGCAACAGGCGTCGAAACTAACGGTCTTTTCTCCGAAGTGGAGTACAAAGACGGAGTGAAAATAGCTGACTTCACGATTAAAGAAGCAACCACATGGCTGAATGAAACCGGCGTGACAACCGGTGCAAGCGGCAGACCTCGCGGCGGTTTTAATCCAGGAGCCGAACCGGAACGCCCGCAAGGCCAAGGAATGTTCGATAACTTGGATGAAGAAACGAAGCAAGAAGTTCAGGAGATTTTAAAACAAATGAGGGAAGGGACCATCTCCCAAGAAGAGGCGGACCAGCAGTTACAGGCGTTAGGGATTGCCGTGCCGGAGCAAAGAAAGCGGTAAAAGGGGGGGGGCTGTCTGAAAGTCAGTGAAAACTGATTTACAGACAGCTCTCTACTTTTTATAGAAGATACTAGTACGATGAAATGTATATTTTCCGAAAAACGTATTGAAACATATGTTCGTAAATGATATGATAAGATCAAATAATCAGATAACTAGAGGAGGGATGAAATGGTAGCAATGCTCGTCATGGAAAAACCGAGTGCCTACAAAGCTGATTCAGTGGATCAAGACGGACTATGGAAAAAAGTGATTGGAGATTTGTTTGAAGACTTCTTACTGTTTTTTGTACCCGATTTGTATGAAAGGGTAGATTTCACAAAGAAACCTGATTTTCTGCAGCAAGAGCTTTTTCAACAAGTTGTCGACAAGAAAAAAGGGCGTCGGATAGCGGATCAAGTGGTTAAAGTGCATTTGAAAGATGGGCAGGAGCAGTGGATCCTTGTCCATGTGGAAGTGCAAAGTTCGAATGAAGAGGATTTTTCCAAGCGGATGTTTCAATACTTCTATCGAATTTACGACCGCCATGAGAAGAAAATTGTAGCGGTTGCAATTATGACATCTCCAGAGCATAACATCTATCCGAACGAGTTCAGCTACTCTTATTTTGGCACGACGCTTCATTATGCGTATACTACTCATAAGATAGTTGATTACGATTTCGAGCCATTACGACGTTCGGAGAATTTATTTAGCAAAATCGTACTCGCAGCCAAATACATGCATGCGACGAAGGAACGAGACTGGCACCGCTATGTCTTCAAAAGGAAATTGATGCGTGAAGTAGTGCGCAATCGAGCCTACTCACGAACAGCAGTGCAGGCTATTCTTCATTTTGTCGATTATTTGTTACGACTGCCGAAAGAATACGAACAGAAACTAGCGGAAACGATGTACCCCGTACTCGGAAAGGAGAAGGAACTGATGGAACTTTACAATAAGGACAATGCCTCACCGACCATATCGAATGCGTTTGAAATGGAACGGATGGAAGGGATAAAAGAAGGAGAATTGAAAGGAAAGATGGAAGAACGCCGGAATATCGCCCGGAAACTTCTAGAACAACAACTGCCGATTGAAACAATTATCGCCGCCACAGAACTATCCGTTGAGGAAGTGGAAGCGCTAAGAGTGCAGTTCGAATAAAAGAGACCCCGCACGGATTTTGAATCGTGCGGGGTACATAATCCATCCATACACTAAAGTCGCTTGAATAGCAGGGTAGATTCCAAATCGGACAAGCCCAAGTCGAACATCATCATGGCAGGAGAACTTTGCCGATGAGAATAAAGCGAAAATGAAATGGGAAGCGGGCATTCAAACCATCCGGGGACAACTCTCTTATAAAAACAGAGTTCGCAAAATTGAGAGAAAATACTATCCATTAAAATAAACTCTTGTTATAGTAGAGATATGCTAGGTTCACCTTCGAAGAAGAGAAGGGAAGCAAGGGGGTGGCATGTTGGGGGAACAACCGGTTTGGAAATACGCTTTTGCCAGTGTCATGGTGACAATCAGCACACTCGGCTTTGCGAGGATGTCTTACGGAATTTTAATGCCTTTTATGAAAGATAGTTTATCGCTTTCTTATGAGCAGGCCGGCATGCTGGCGACGACGAATTCGATCGGCTATTTGGGGATGGTCTTGTTTGCCGGGATTTTGGCAGCGAAATGGGGATCGCGCAAGCTCGTTGTGCTTGGCACTTTTATCGTAGCGCTTTCTTTAATGTATTTGGCGTCCGTCCATAGCTACGGTGCAGCATTGACAGGAATGGCTTTGCTCGGAATTGGTACCGCTTTCACCTACACGCCGCTCGTTAACATTATCGTCGGCTGGTTCCCACATCGTCGGGGGCTGATGATCGGCTTCATGGTGAGCGGCCTCGGGCTCGGAACGCTCATTTCCAGTACACTCGTCCCATTTTTCACGACGTGGTTCGAACTGGAAGGGTGGCGGCAATTGTGGTTCTTCTACGGTATCTTGTCCGTCTTGTCCACGTTGACGGCGCTGCTTATTCTACGCGATCCGCCGGTTCCTTTATTGAATGAAGGGCAAAAAAAGCAATCGCTTTGGAAAGAAGTGTATTTACATAAGCGGGTGCTGTTGGTGGCGGGCATCTATGGATTAATCGGATTCGCTTACTTGATTCCGCAAAGTTTTTTATTCAGTTTCATCCTGGAAGCGGGCATTAACCCCTACCAGGCGGGCCAGATTATGGCGCTCGGCGGCATCATGTCCATTTTCAGCGGGCCGCTCTGGGGGAGCATTTCCGATAAGATTGGACGGAAACGGTCGCTGCTTATCACATTGATCATCGGTTCCTTTTCCATGGTGCTGCCTGTCGTCTTTCCGGCAGCGCTCGGCTTCATCATCAGCCAATTTTTATGGGGAGTCACCGTAGTCGGCATGCTATCGCTCATTCAGGCGTTGTCCACGGAGCAGATTCATCCGTCCTACGCACCGATCGCTCTTGGCTACGTTACAATCTATTTTGCGGCGGGGCAATTGCTTGGTCCGGGGCTGGGCGGCTGGATCATTGATAATGTCGGCGGGATTCCTGCTGCACTGCTGTTATGCGCAGGACTGTTGCTCATCGCTTTCCTCATGTCCTTCAAGATGGAAAAGCGAAGCGTCGAGCAACCCGTCGCCGAGTCGTTCGTTCATTCACCTAAAACTACCAATCCGTGAGTCGAGATTGCCGGATTCACTTCAGAGGTGCACATTAAATCGAAAAAAAACACGCACTGCATTTCACAACGAAATGCAAGTGCGTTTTTCTTTGCTTCTAATCCTCCCAATAAAAAATAGCATCTTTGACTACATACTCTTTAGGTCTACTATAAATCGTTCGAATCTTCGTTTGAAAAGGCAATGGTTGATTCATTTCTTCAGCTTCCAACAGTTCATAATCAAACTCTTTTAAGACCTGTTTCAATTTTTCTGCAATTTTTCGGAACTTTCCGCTTACCTTTAATGAATTGAGACCACCCAGTAAAGAACCATAGGCCCCACCAACTATTTCGTCCGTTTCGATCTGAATTGTTTTATATCTGTCATCCTCGCCCATGATGGCTACAGATGCTAACCGACAAATATCAACAATAATTCCATCCGTCTTTATCATTCGACGACCGGACTTTTCTTCAACGACTATCACATCCTCTTTTTGATAACAAAAAAACTCAACAAAGGAGGCGTAACCGCTGCCAAAATGATCCCACTCTGCTTCACAAACTACATTTGGAATCCGGTTTATTCGATGAAATAACCGTCGGATATGTGCTTCAATTTCCTGCTCATTCTTTGTATCATAGGGGAACTTGTTCCCAACAATTTTTCCTTCAATTAAATCTTGTAATTGTTCATGAGAAAACATAAGACACCTCGCAATCTTGTTTCTCTTACTATGTAAGTTGAAATAAATAATTTCTTCTAGCCGTTGATTTCCGTTACGAGCGGACGCTTTCCGCGGGCACGGCTTCAGCCTCCTCGTCACTGCGTTCCTGCGGGGTCTTCAGCTCGCGCTGTTCCCGCTGGAGTCGCCGCTCTGCACTCCAATTAACTAAGTTAATGGATAAAATAATAAATTTACTTTATATATACATAAAAACAAGAAAAGATAGCACAAAAATCCAATTACACACCTTTTTTGACAATAATCCCCTCTTGAATACCGGCAAATTCTCAAGCTATACTATATAGAACGAACGTTCCTACAACAAGGAGAATGCCTATGTATGAACAGTTGCCCAATCGAAGTATTCTCTGCCTCGACATGCGCAGCTTTTACGCCAGCTGCTCGGCAGCAATCGAAGGGGTGGATGTCATGGATACGCCGATTGCCATCATTGGGAATAAAGAGCGAAAAGGCGGTGTCGTCCTCGCCGCTTCGCCTCCCCTCAAACAGCAATTCGGCATCCGGACCGGCATGCGGCTCTATGAAATCCCGGATGACCCCGCCATCCAGCTGATCGAGCCAAAAATGCAGTTCTATATCGACGTCTCGATGGCAATCACCCGACTGCTGCATCGCTATGTGCCGAAGGAAGCGATCCATGCCTACAGTATTGATGAAAGTTTCATCGACTTGACCGGAACAGAGCGCCTATGGGGTCCGCCCGCCGAGACGGCCGCGCGCATCCGGGATGATCTGTACACTCAATTCCAGCTGCGCTCCGCCTGCGGGATGGGGCCGAACATGCTCCTTTCGAAACTGGCGCTCGATCTCGAGGCGAAGAAGACGGGGATCGCCCACTGGCGGTACGAGGACGTGCCGGAAAAACTCTGGCCTGTCGCCCCGCTGAGCCGTATGTGGGGCATCGGCAGCCGCATGGAAAAGCGGCTGAACCGGATGGGCCTCTTTTCGATCGGCGATCTGGCCCGTACGCCGCTCGACCATCTTGAGAAGAAATTCGGCATCATGGGCAATCAATTGTATTACCATGCGCATGGCATCGACCTATCCGACCTCGGCTTGCCGCCGCTCATCGAAGGGCAGGTCAGCTACGGAAAAGGGCAGGTCCTGTACCGCGATTATGTGAAGAGAGCAGACATCCTCACCGTCCTGCTGGAAATGTGCGAAGATGTGGCGATGCGCGCGAGGCAAGCAGGAAGGATGGGGCGCACCCTCCATCTGGCGGTCAGCTATTCGAAGCATGCGCTCGGGGGAGGATTCGGCCGGTCGCGCACGATGGCGGAAGCGACGAATGATACGATGGTCATCTACCGGCTTTGCACGGAACTGCTCGATGAGTTCCATGACGGACGCCCGGTGCGCCAATTGTATATCAGCCTCGGCAATCTGGAAGAGGAGCATTCCATGCAGCTTAGCTTGTTTGACGAGCAGAAGTGGCGAAACCGGCAACTTGGCGAAACGATGGACGCGCTCCGCATTAAATACGGGTCCAACGCCGTGCTCCGCGCCGCCTCCTACACCGAAGCGGGGACAGCAATTGAACGCGCCAAACTGATTGGCGGGCATTTTAAATAAATTCGCCGCGTCTCTGCCCGGCGGTAGTCGTCGCTCCCTCCTGCGGCGCATAGAATGAGGGGAGCATTCATTTTGCGCAGAAGGGAGGGAGTGGAGTGGGGAAACAGCTGCTCAAGATTGCGGTCGTCTATTTTCTGATCGGGATTGCTTTTGGCTTATATATGTCTATTACTCATGTGTTCCATTTGGCGACTGTGCATGTGCACGTCAACCTGCTCGGCTGGATGTCGCTGGCCATCATCGGCATCATGTATCATCTCTACCCGCAATTGGCGGGGACCCGATGTGCCAAAACCCATTTTTGGCTGCATAATATCGGCTTGCCTGTCATGATGATCGGGATTGCGCTGGCCATTTTGACATCGAACCCTATTTTCTTTTTGACGGCCACGATTGGCGGAGTCATTACCGTTATCGGCATCTTCTTTTTCGGCTTCAATGTCTTGCGGAACCTGAAATAAGCTCGGATACGAAAAGCCGTCAGCCCGGGAATAGGGGGCTGACGGCTAAAATTATCAGATGAGTAGATCGAACAACGTATGGTCGTTATTAATCTCTTTGTATTCGAAGCCGCATTTGTTCATGCGCTCGATAAGGCCAGGATAATCCTCTTTGTTTTTCAGCTCCAGGCCGACAAGCCCCGGGCCGCTCTCTTTATTGTTCTTTTTCGTGTATTCGAAAGTCGTGATGTCGTCATCCGGACCGAGCACTTCATCCAGAAACTGTCGCAGCGCCCCGGCGCGTTGTGGGAAATTGACGATGAAGTAGTAGAGCAAT is drawn from Sporosarcina sp. FSL W7-1349 and contains these coding sequences:
- a CDS encoding 2-hydroxyacid dehydrogenase; protein product: MKKKIIAYERVEESVLQALQKEYEVRHFKSIDPKNDPDFLSFLWEAEGVIGTRFPAEHDLLEKAPNLKIISNVSVGYNNLDIPELTKRNIMATNTPGVLDDTVADLAMGLILCTARRLPELDQYVRSGQWTETLPRDYFGVDVHHKKLGIIGMGRIGQAIAQRAHFGFSMEILYHSRTPKPEAEERFDAVYLSLEDLLQQSDFVCLITPLTPQTEGMIGRKEFQLMKPSAIFINVSRGSTVVESELIEALQNKEIAAAGLDVFIKEPVDPDHALLKMKNVVTLPHIGSSTFETELKMAELAAVNLKAGLNGQKPKNLIDPSVWEAIGESF
- a CDS encoding PadR family transcriptional regulator → MTYKGGPMTEAMYYVLLALLNPNHGYQLMQAIADVSHGRLQMGPGTLYGVLSRMQKDGLISLAEEDGRRKTYQITAEGERALRAEYKRLQSLLRDGSMLEGDGEDE
- a CDS encoding DUF4956 domain-containing protein; its protein translation is MENITFTDIFKSSFLEKTSSFSIVDSLLGLLAAFFIGLFIYWVYQKTFSGVIYSHTFNIALIVMSMATALIIMGISSNILLSLGMVGALSIVRFRTPIKNPMDIVYIFWAIVTGILWLHPFGDSRSCPDRPRADAVHY
- a CDS encoding arsenic resistance protein is translated as MMITRENLEKKQIWIYGIALLFGGTLGLTNERVGTSLDWTISPLIALLMYVMFAQIPFLKLREALSNFRFMMALLLGNFIAVPIIVWILIMIFPQSPPILLGVCLVLLTPCIDYVIVFTQLGKGNEKLILASTPLLFVVQMIVLPFYLWLFIGEEMAGIVHIGPFLEAFLLLIVAPLLVAIITQLWAKKKVLGEKFLDLTTWFPVPFMALVLIVVVASQIGKVYHDFELIMRVIPIYVLFLLLTPFVSRFLAYVFKLDIGAGRALIFSTGTRNSLVVLPLALALPDSWATLAAAVIVTQTIVELIGELFYIKAIPLLMKDRTGSGVGM
- a CDS encoding cytochrome-c oxidase, whose translation is MGKQLLKIAVVYFLIGIAFGLYMSITHVFHLATVHVHVNLLGWMSLAIIGIMYHLYPQLAGTRCAKTHFWLHNIGLPVMMIGIALAILTSNPIFFLTATIGGVITVIGIFFFGFNVLRNLK
- a CDS encoding YbfB/YjiJ family MFS transporter, producing the protein MGEQPVWKYAFASVMVTISTLGFARMSYGILMPFMKDSLSLSYEQAGMLATTNSIGYLGMVLFAGILAAKWGSRKLVVLGTFIVALSLMYLASVHSYGAALTGMALLGIGTAFTYTPLVNIIVGWFPHRRGLMIGFMVSGLGLGTLISSTLVPFFTTWFELEGWRQLWFFYGILSVLSTLTALLILRDPPVPLLNEGQKKQSLWKEVYLHKRVLLVAGIYGLIGFAYLIPQSFLFSFILEAGINPYQAGQIMALGGIMSIFSGPLWGSISDKIGRKRSLLITLIIGSFSMVLPVVFPAALGFIISQFLWGVTVVGMLSLIQALSTEQIHPSYAPIALGYVTIYFAAGQLLGPGLGGWIIDNVGGIPAALLLCAGLLLIAFLMSFKMEKRSVEQPVAESFVHSPKTTNP
- a CDS encoding Y-family DNA polymerase yields the protein MYEQLPNRSILCLDMRSFYASCSAAIEGVDVMDTPIAIIGNKERKGGVVLAASPPLKQQFGIRTGMRLYEIPDDPAIQLIEPKMQFYIDVSMAITRLLHRYVPKEAIHAYSIDESFIDLTGTERLWGPPAETAARIRDDLYTQFQLRSACGMGPNMLLSKLALDLEAKKTGIAHWRYEDVPEKLWPVAPLSRMWGIGSRMEKRLNRMGLFSIGDLARTPLDHLEKKFGIMGNQLYYHAHGIDLSDLGLPPLIEGQVSYGKGQVLYRDYVKRADILTVLLEMCEDVAMRARQAGRMGRTLHLAVSYSKHALGGGFGRSRTMAEATNDTMVIYRLCTELLDEFHDGRPVRQLYISLGNLEEEHSMQLSLFDEQKWRNRQLGETMDALRIKYGSNAVLRAASYTEAGTAIERAKLIGGHFK
- a CDS encoding Rpn family recombination-promoting nuclease/putative transposase; this encodes MVAMLVMEKPSAYKADSVDQDGLWKKVIGDLFEDFLLFFVPDLYERVDFTKKPDFLQQELFQQVVDKKKGRRIADQVVKVHLKDGQEQWILVHVEVQSSNEEDFSKRMFQYFYRIYDRHEKKIVAVAIMTSPEHNIYPNEFSYSYFGTTLHYAYTTHKIVDYDFEPLRRSENLFSKIVLAAKYMHATKERDWHRYVFKRKLMREVVRNRAYSRTAVQAILHFVDYLLRLPKEYEQKLAETMYPVLGKEKELMELYNKDNASPTISNAFEMERMEGIKEGELKGKMEERRNIARKLLEQQLPIETIIAATELSVEEVEALRVQFE
- a CDS encoding VTC domain-containing protein; the protein is MTYKQKCRISAQEYEQIRRGEIAWMESDARSLLQELYVQMNVFQMKPITVVDYEREVFIYPPGNVRVTFDSSIKTSFRNNDVLNPQLPMVETDADVVILEVKYDNYLPTVIKKLLQLGDRRKGTYSKYQISRMYG
- a CDS encoding DUF2812 domain-containing protein, translating into MSKMIRRIRSDEWRIGEHESWFADMAAQGLHLKKLGRIFARFERGEPRRTRYRIDVSLHKKMSEEQIELYEEGGWEFVTQYGAFYVFSSPAEREAPELHTDPAEQAHTLRELDKKLFGHALFTLIALILIVGMLSSLWFLDGTPVYMLVEGMAVQQTVLTVIIGYQAYIAVRGAVSIRVLQKRLIEGRPIDHHAPYRKRWRRHTIIALLFSLFAAASAVMPIMYLVKEKTATLPGSSPELPIVRLAEIEQNPDLIRDEAYMRDGVDWANRYSYNWSPFAPVQYDTDESGIVPGKTWDDQSGDYSPSVHTKMYQLAIPVLADSLVSDLVKRYQYGNEQFIETEHPDLDRLLVHEKREAKEIVASKGKVVMYVRYHGYAELNAVVEETVGKMRLIVE